A single Candoia aspera isolate rCanAsp1 chromosome 7, rCanAsp1.hap2, whole genome shotgun sequence DNA region contains:
- the LOC134500688 gene encoding histone H1.0 — MTENSTAAPAAKPKRAKAAKKSTDHPKYSDMIVAAIQAEKSRAGSSRQSIQKYIKSHYKVGENADSQIKLSIKRLVTTGVLKQTKGVGASGSFRLAKSDEPKKAPVKKAKKEVKKAATPKKAAKPKKAAAKSPAKKPKPAAKKAKKKPAPAPKKAKKPKTVKAKPVKASKPKKAKASKPKAKSSAKKSAKKK; from the coding sequence ATGACTGAAAACTCGACTGCGGCCCCTGCTGCCAAACCCAAGCGGGCCAAGGCGGCCAAGAAGTCCACAGACCACCCCAAGTACTCCGACATGATTGTGGCCGCCATCCAGGCTGAAAAGAGCCGGGCTGGTTCCTCGCGCCAGTCGATCCAGAAATACATCAAGAGCCACTACAAGGTAGGAGAGAATGCCGATTCCCAAATCAAGCTGTCCATCAAGAGGCTGGTCACAACAGGTGTCTTGAAGCAGACCAAGGGGGTCGGGGCGTCGGGTTCCTTCCGCCTGGCCAAGAGTGACGAACCCAAGAAGGCTCCGGTCAAGAAGGCCAAAAAGGAGGTCAAGAAGGCCGCAACGCCCAAGAAAGCTGCTAAGCCCAAGAAAGCTGCTGCCAAGTCCCCGGCCAAAAAGCCCAAGCCTGCCGCGAAGAAAGCCAAAAAGAAGCCAGCGCCCGCTCCAAAGAAAGCCAAGAAGCCAAAGACTGTCAAGGCCAAGCCTGTGAAGGCCTCCAAGCCTAAGAAGGCAAAAGCCTCCAAGCCCAAAGCAAAGTCCAGCGCAAAGAAGTCAGCCAAGAAAAAGTGA